The Pelagovum sp. HNIBRBA483 sequence CAGAACGCCAGTCTGCATCGCGTTGTAGATCTCCGAGGACGCCATCGACGCAATCGATGCGCCAGCGCCCGCCAGCATCTGCTCGAACGCGCGGCCCGCCGCGCGGGTCTGCAATCCGGCAACGTCATCCGGTCCGGTGATACAGCCGTTCACACCGGCAAAGCCACCAGCCAAATAGCCGTGCACCAACACTTTAACGTCATCACCTGCCATGATCTCTTCCAAGGCATCCATGAACGGCGATTCAACCAGACGCGCCGCATGGTTATGGTTTCGCACCAAACCCGGCATAAGGGTAAGATTATAGGCCGGCTGTTGGCCGCCGGCATAGCTCAGCGGCAGGATCGTCATGTCAAGCTGTCCACGGCTGACGGGCGTGTACTGCTCGCGAGCGCGGAACAGCGATTGCGACGGGTAGATCGTGATTTCAAGATCGACGCCAGCCGCGGCAACCTCATCCGCAACCATCTGCGCCACTTTGTGGCGCACGTCCTGAGTCGACCATTGATGCGAAAGACGCAGCTCTGCAGCCTGCACCGCTCCTGCCATCAGCGCCACGGCGGCTGCTGTCATAAGTGTCTTCTTCATTTCTTCCTCCCTTTGATTGAGTCCGATTCGGCACCGGATCGCATCCTTAATTGACTTTTTTGTATCTCAGGTCAATATTTTTGTATACAATATGAGATGCATTGCACAGATTCTCTCGGAGCGGTATAGGCAATTCATGGAACGCAAACGCGCAGATATCATCGCGGAAGAGCTCGAAGGCATGATCTTCGACGGCACTTTCGAAAATGGCGACCGGCTGGATGAAGTCCAACTGGCCGAGCGGTTCTCCGTATCGCGCACGCCGGTCCGTGAAGCGCTGCAAAAGCTCACGCAATCCGGCCTAGCGGAGCAAATTCCCCGCCGTGGCGTGTTTGTGCGTCAGCCTGGGCCGCTGGAATTGATCGAGATGTTCGAGGTAATGGCCGAGCTTGAAGCCGTCTGCGCCCGCCTCGCCGCCACCCGCATATCGGATGAAGCCATCGCCGAACTGCACGCTGCCAATATGCGCTGCAATCAAGCGGTCGAGGCCCAAGACGCCGACCGCTACTACCGCGAGAACGAGCAGTTTCACGGGATTTTGTACAAGCAGTCGGGCAATCGCTTCTTGGAGCAGGAATGCCTTCGCCTGCACCGCCGCTTGCAACCCTTCCGGCGGCTTCAACTGCGGCTTCGGGGCCGCATGCGCCAGTCAATGACAGAACATGAGGCCGTCTTCAAAGCGCTCGAAGCGGGCGATGGCGAGCGCGCTTCCGCCGCGATCCGCGATCACGTCGCGGTTCAGGGCGAGAAGTTCCATCACCTGATTGCAAACCTCAAGCCCGCCGTGAGCTAGGTTCCAGCGGCTCAGTACGCCGCCGTTACAATCATCT is a genomic window containing:
- the dctP gene encoding TRAP transporter substrate-binding protein DctP, with protein sequence MKKTLMTAAAVALMAGAVQAAELRLSHQWSTQDVRHKVAQMVADEVAAAGVDLEITIYPSQSLFRAREQYTPVSRGQLDMTILPLSYAGGQQPAYNLTLMPGLVRNHNHAARLVESPFMDALEEIMAGDDVKVLVHGYLAGGFAGVNGCITGPDDVAGLQTRAAGRAFEQMLAGAGASIASMASSEIYNAMQTGVLDAANTSSSSFVSYRIYEQVSCYTPAGDSALWFMYQPLLMNLSTFDGLTAEQQEALMAASAKAQAFYLEEAIGEDAASAQVFADAGVEIAEMSAEDFAAWRAIAAETSYASFVEDYPEGQALLDLALAVE
- a CDS encoding GntR family transcriptional regulator is translated as MERKRADIIAEELEGMIFDGTFENGDRLDEVQLAERFSVSRTPVREALQKLTQSGLAEQIPRRGVFVRQPGPLELIEMFEVMAELEAVCARLAATRISDEAIAELHAANMRCNQAVEAQDADRYYRENEQFHGILYKQSGNRFLEQECLRLHRRLQPFRRLQLRLRGRMRQSMTEHEAVFKALEAGDGERASAAIRDHVAVQGEKFHHLIANLKPAVS